The Spirosoma sp. SC4-14 DNA window AATTTTCACCTGTCCGGCAATAGTAGCCTTATCGACAAGTTCGGCAGAAATGGTGGTTGTCCTGCCCGTTAGGCCTAGTTCTTCGACCGCTAGTTTATACAATTCATAGAGGTTGGTACCACTGCATAGAATCAGTGGCCAGTCTTTTTGCCCAAAGAGCGATTTCAGCTCCGATCCGATTAGCAAGCCACTCAGGTACAAAAAATTCTGTGTTTTCGTGAGCAGGCCAAACAGTTGGTTGGTTCGGACCCGAAACAGACTGTTAAGGGTTGATGCCGAATCCGACTCCCGAACCCCAAGCCTGAACCCTTCTAGTTCGCTATCTGAAAACGAAGTGAAGCCAATCGATTCGAGCGAATCTTTCAGAATGCTATACTGCGACATCAGGTTGAAGACTTCGCCGGTCATGAATGTCTGAAAATCGATAACCTGTTGATGGCGGATATAAATGTGTTTGGAGTGCGTGCCGGGGAAAATCAGAATTGCATTTTCGACGCCATGATGCTCCGTATCCAGCAATGCCAGCAGCCCGATCAACTGCGTTTCTTCGCCACGCATCACATCATGGCTTGTTCGCACGCCCGAAATCAAAAAAATATCGTTCGGAAAATCGGTCTGCATTTCCAGCCGCCGGATACTGGCCCGGCTCCCATCGACCGGAAAGGGCAGTGTGGCATACGGAACCTCATCCATACCAATTGAAGAGGATGCCATACCCGAAATAACAATAGAAACCGAACGCAGGTCAACGCCGGTATTCTGGGCCAGAACATCGACCTGCCGGGTCAGTTGCTGTCGAAAAAAGTGCTCGCGGGACATATCCGGGTTTTCGCCCTTCGCTTTCCAGGCTGTGAACGTGCTGGCCACTCCTTCCTGCGATGTAATTTCACCGACCAGCCGGAGATCAGGCACATGAATCAGGCGGAGCCTGAACGAGCTTGTTCCCCAATCACATCCTATTACATAGTTTCTCATAAAAGGTATAGTTTCAAACTGTTTACGGCAGTGCAAAAGCGACATAGGAGCCGCCGGGTTTTAGTCCATAGCGGGTGCCTCCTGCGGCAATAACCACATACTGCCTCCCATTGACCATATAGGTAATCGGGGTAGCAAAACCACCCGCAGGCAGTTTATATTCCCATACGATTTTACCCGTTTTTTTATCGAAAGCCCGAAGTTTTTCATCATACGTGGCAGCAATGAAAACCAGCCCGCCCGCCGTAACAATGGGGCCTCCGTGGTTTTCGGTGCCCGTTGGCGGGATGCCTTTTTTGCTAAGCTCAGGGTATTCGCCCAATGGTACCTGCCAGAGATATTCGCCCGTATTCAGATTGATGGCGTTGAGTGTGCCCCAGGGTGGTTTAATGGCCGGATAATTATCCTGATCACGAAACTGCGTATTACCATTGTTCATGTAGGGCGGAAGATACGGAAAATCAGCACCTTCGGTTACGGAGCCCGTCACCACGGAGCTATGCTGGTCGGGCTGACCGGCCGGTTTACTGTCGACTTTCAGCAGGAAATTAATGATGGCGTCCCGGTCGTCTTTCGACAAGTGGGCGAAGGATGGCATCCGCCCGCGCCCCGTTGTCATGATCGAACTAATTTGCTCCCGATTCATTCGTTTACCCACATCGCTCAGATCGGGATAGGCCTGAGCGGTATTGGCGACAGTGCTGCTTTTACCACTGTTGCCATGGCATACGGCGCAGTTTGTGTTAAATAGCGTCCCTCCCCGCGTCATGGCCATGCCATTCTGCGGCTTGCGGATGTCGCGCATCTTGAGCCACCAGAGCATCGTATTGGCATTCTGGTATAAAATCCCGTCGGGATCGGCCGCATTACCTCCCCATTCGGCTCCACCACCGAAGCCATAAAACAGCGTGCCTTCTTCGCTGGGTGGCATGTATTTACTACCATGTCGGCTGTTTTTGTACCGATCCAGCACATAGGCGTGCGCTTCGGGTGTGCGGGTGGTGATTTCAGCCTCGGTCAGTTCCTGCCGAACAAAGGGCGCGGGTTTCGTGGGTACTGGTTGCGTGGGCCAGGGTTTTTCGCCGGGTAGTGCCGGAGACGTGGGCACCGGTACTTCTTTGACCGGGAAAAGCGGTTTGCCGGTATCGCGATCAAAAACAAAAACATAGCCATCTTTAGTAGCCTGCGCTACGGCATCGACCATCTTTCCGTTATGCTTAACGGTAATCAGGTTGGGGGGACAAGGCAGATCGCGGTCCCACAGATCGTGATGAACCGTCTGGAAATGCCAGATTCGTTTGCCGGTTTCGGCATTCAGTGCAATAACACAGTTGGCAAACAGATTCTGTCCATTGCGGGCACCGCCGTAAAAATCGACCGATGGCGATCCTGTACCGGCATATACGACGCCCCGTTTTTCATCCAGCACCATACCCGCCCAGCAGTTGGCGCCCCCCAGTTTCCGATACGAATCTTTCGACCAGGTTTCGTAGCCATATTCGCCGGGCAATGGAATCGTGTGGAAAACCCAGGCCAGTTTACCCGTACGCACGTTAAACGCCCGGATATAACCCGGAGGAGCATCCCCCCCTTCGTTTAGCGCCGAACCCGTTATGAGTAGGTCTTTGTAGATGACACCCGGTGTCGTGACCCGAATGGAATACTTCATCACATCGTAGCCCAGCGTTTCGACATCGCCAAGCCCTTCGTGCAAATCGACTTCGCCATTCTTTCCGAAACTGTCAACGGGTTTGCCGGTTTCGGCATTGATCGCGTACAATGTCGAGCCAACGGTGTACAGGATTCGCTTGTCGGTTCCGTGGCTACGGTCGCTATCTTCCCAATAGACAACACCCCGCAAAGGATGGAACCGGGGGCGCTTATCGGGATCGGCAAACGGATTGAACTGCCACCGCTGTTTACCCGTTGCCGCATCGACGGCGAAGAGTTTCAGCCGGGGCGATGTGCCATACAAAATACCATCCACAACAATGGGCTGACATTGAATATCCATACCGCGTTGAGATGGATCATGGTTGTCGCCGGTATCGTACGACCAGGCCAGTTGCAGGTTTTTTACCGTGTTCAGGTTGATCTGCGTCAGTGGCGAATACCGATTTCCGGCATTATTACCGCCATAGGCAGGCCAGTCGTCGCCCGTTTTTCGGAGCTGCTCCACCGGCTCCTGCCAGTTGAGCGGCACATAGCTCCCCAGCACCAAAAGGCCAAGGAAGGATTTCAGGAGTAGGTTCATGGTTGGTATTGGGATTACGGTATACGATTTATGGTATACGGTATACCACCTTCATTTCTCATAAAACTCATACGTAATTGTCCAGCGGATTTCCTGGCCAGGGGCGGCTTCCAGACGGATGTAGGGCTCTGGGCAGGAGGTTGTAGCACAGGCCCAGTATACCAGTTTCTCCAGCGGTTTATCGCCTTTGATGTGTATACCCGCGCCCGTTTTCATATTTTCAATTCGGATGTCGTAATCATTGGCCGATGCGGTTAGCCCCTGCAATCCGGCGCTGAAGACCTGCTCTTTTTTTTCCAGGTTGCGGGCATAAACCAACCGACTACCTTCTGGCTGAATCAGGCTTCCAAAGCCTCTGCCCTCCGCTTTCACGTCGAACGGAAACTGCACATTCACCGTTGGGCCAGTTGGCTGATTGTCGATGATGAAAAAATTATGGTCGTACGTGCTGGTTTGAATCGGGCGTTTGCCGGTATTTTTCAGACGGTGTTCCAGCACAAGTTCCGGCTTTCCTTTCGTGAGCCGCACCGTTTTCCGATACACATAGCCGTAGCCATTTGGGTTGGTCAGCTCATGTATGAACTCGATCCGGTCTTTATGCTTTTTAATTTTTCGTTTGCCATAATCAGCCACTTCATAATTCCGGGCAAATGCATAGGGTTTATCATCGGGTTTCCGAAGCGATCCTACGCCAATTTTCACGAAGGTCTCGCCCGCTTTAGCCTCGGCATAATTAAGCGGCACAAACTCTTCGGCAGGCCCATTGATGGCATCGTGGAGCTTCGGGTCGTAGTTTTCGAACCATTGCTCAATAAAATTATGCCCCTTGTAGGTCAGGTTTTTGAAGGCCCCTGCCCAGTCGAAGCGGGTTCCCTGATAGTAGCCCGTTTGCTCATCGGGCAGATACAAGGTAGTCTGAACGAGCCCATTTGAGAGTTCGGCCTGCGGCCATTCGGCCAGAGGCATGGTGGTAGCACCCAATCCGAGCGTTGCCAGCGTAGCGATGATTAGCTGTTTCACAATCGTATGTGTTTGTTTAGTTGTGCCAGCCAACCAGGGCTGGCACAACAAGGGAAAGCAACAGCGTGGTCTGTGTTACTAATTCAGGTTCGGGTTAATCGACGTATCCGAATAAGGCAATGGGAACCAGTAGTTCGCCTTCGTAATCGCTTTGATGGGTTGCAGATCGTCGGGGCTCTTGTTGGCATTGGCCGCTTCTACCCGTTCGAGCCGTACCAGATCGAACCAGCGGGTCCGTTCGCAGGCAAATTCCCATGCGCGCTCCTGCACTACTTCGTCGGCAAACTGCGTAGCCGTCAGCCCATCAGTTGGTGAGATTGATTTGGTACCACTGGCTCGTCCGCGTAACCGAATCTGGTTGAGCGCATCATAAGCTGCCTGATCGGGTCCACCCGTACCACGGGCCTTGGCTTCGGCATAGATGGTCAGCACGTGTGCATAGCGCATCATAACCGATGGCAACGAAATACTGGACGTTACGATATTGCCTTTGATGTACCATTTCTGGTAGTACGGATGTTTGGTCAGGCTGTTCTGCCAGGGGATTTTTGTGGTTCCTAAGCCAAATTCTGTTCGAAATGTCACATCCTTCCGTGGTCCTTCAGGAAAATCGCGGAAGAAATAAAGCTCGGCAAACATATCGTCCCAGCCACCTTCTTCACCCGGCATGGCCGTGTTGCCATACGTCGCATTGGCGGTTCCGCTACCGCCCGTAAACCCACTGATCTGGTAGACCGATTCGGGAATGATAGCCACCGCCGGGTCGTTGGCGAAGACTGCCGCAAACGTAGGCATCAGCGAAAAACCATACTTACCGCTGTTGTCGATCACTTCTTTTGCTTTGGCTGCTGCCAGATCGTATTTGTCGGTCTGTTTCAGCGGCCAGCCCGCCATCGTCAGGTACACATCGGCCAGAAATGCTTTGGCAGAACCCGCATTGGGCCGACCCGGATCGCGACGGGTATCGGGCAACATGGTTTCGGCTTTCTTCAGATCCGACACAATCAGGTTATACACCTGTTCGGGCGTCGACTTCTTGATTGTCAGCAAGGTATCGGAATATTCGCCCGACATCACCACCGGAATACTGCCGTAGAAACGAGTTAACCAGTAATATGAAAAACCGCGAATGAAATAGGCTTCACCAGCAATAATGTCGATGGTAGCTTTGGTTCCCGTGGTTTTCTGGTAATTATTGATCACGTTGTTCGCGCCCTGAATAGCTTTGTAGCAGCCATTGTACACCGCTCCCGACCGCTGGTTTGTTGTCGATACGTTAAACTGATCGAACTCGCGCCAGTCGGCTTTGTTACTGGCCGGGTGCGTCGTCACGTCATCGCCACCCAGCACGGCCGCATTGGCCGACGGATGGAGAAACCCGTAAGTCCACTGCGCTCCCAGACCGCGATAGGCACCCGTCAGTGCCGATTCTAAACCATCCTGGGTCGACAATACATTTGGGCCGTAGAGTAACCCGGTAGTGTCTTCGTCCAGATAACTTTTGCAGCTTGCCCCCAGCATAGCTACAAGTCCTAGTATGAGTAATTTTTTCATGTGAATAAAAAGAGCCCCCAACCCCCAAAGGGGACGTTTAGAAACCGAGTATTCATGCCTTGGGGAATTTATGCCTGCATGAAAGTTTCATATTTTGTCGAAAGTTTTCTTCTGGTTTATCGTCTATAGTCTATCGTTGCGCTACCAAAGCAGGTTGTGTGCCAATAGTCGTAGCAACTATAAACCGTCAGAATCCCAGATTCAGGCCAAGTGTGTAGGTTTTCGAGTTAGGATACGAACCATAATCAATCCCAATAGCCGTGTCGGTCGATGAGCCAACCCGCGACGATTCGGGGTCAGGACCGCTATATTTCGTAAAGGTCAGCAGGTTGGTTGCACTGGCAAACACCCGAATGTTGGCTTTGTTCTTAAGCAGACTCGAAGGAATATTGTATGACAGGCTAACGTTTTTCAGGCGAACGAAGCTGCCATTCTCCAGGAACCGGCTCGACTGTGTAAACGGCTGATAGGTTTTCGTAAACGCTGGCACATCGGAGGTTTCGTTGCCGGGCCGGTAGTAGTTGCGGATTTCCGACAGAATGAACTGACGTGCATCGCCCGCCCCCGACATGGCAGCCGCCCGCGTGTAGTTGAGTTTATCGACACCAAACACGGCATTGAAGAACACATTCAGCGTAAAGCCTTTATACGACATGGTGTTGTTCCAGCCGCCCGTTACACGCGGAAACGCCCGGCCAATAATCTGGAAGTCGTCGGTGGTAATGGAGTTGTCGCCGTTCAGGTCCTGATAGTGCGGATCGCCGGGAACCCGCCCGAACTGAGCTGCCAGATCGGCTTCGTTTGGTTTGAAGGTACCGAGGTATTTCAGCCCCCAATACGAACCCAGCGACTGACCAGGCATCAGCATATACTCGTACGTTGTCGACATCCCTCCGCCAACACCCGTACCGGTGCCCAGCCGTGGCAAACCACCCAGGCTAATCACCTGATTTTTCAGGGTCGACACATTCAGATTCGACTCCCAGCGGAAGCCACCTTTGTCGATGGGTACGCCACCGAGCGAAAACTCAAAGCCTGTGTTTTCGACTTCGCCCACGTTTCTGGTTTGTGTGCCCCCCCCTGCGTAAGCTGGTATAGCCACATTCAGCAACAGATCGGTGGTATTTTTCTTGAAATAATCCGCTTCCACATGAATGCGCCCATTCAGGAACTCCATTTCCAGCCCCACATCGACCTGACGGGTTGTTTCCCATTTCAGGTTCGAATTACCGGGATTGCCCAGAATAACCCCGGCCGTGGCGGCAGTGTTGTTGAAAGCCTCGAAGGTAGTGCCATAGGTCGACAAGGTTGCGTAGGGGTTGATAGCCTGGCTACCTGTCATACCCCAGCTACCCCGCAGTTTCAGATTGCTGAACACGTTGAGCTTTTTGATAAATTCTTCCTCCGACAACCGCCAGCCGAGCGCTACCGACGGGAAAACACTGTATCGGTTCGCTTTGCTGAATTTTGACGAACCATCCCGCCGAACCGCAGCCGATACCAGATATTTGTCTTTATAGCCGTAGTTTACCCGACCCAGCAACGAAAGCAGTGTCCATTTCTGATAGGCCGAAGCGACCGAAGCAGCCGCATTACCGCCGATGTTATCGTAACCCAGTTGTGGGAAACGAAGACCCGATGCACTCGCCGTAAAGTTCCGCTCGGTATACTGCTGCGTTTCCAGCACCGCAACCGCATTGATCGAGTGATCGCCAATTTTTACATCATAATTCAGGTTGTTGGTGTTTTGCAACGTAACCTGTTCGTAGGATGAACGGCTGGCATTCGGCACATTGTTCGAGAGCCGCTTGCCCGTAAAATTCAGATTCTGAATATCGCCGTAGTTGATCGCATAAGTCAGGTCGAGCGTCAATCCCTTAACGGGAAGTTTATAGTTCAACCCACCATTTACGTTCAGATTGGCGCGAGTTACGTCGATGGACTGATCGTAGAGATAATCTAACGGATTGCGATATACGGAACCAATCGGGTCTGTAAAGGTCGGCTGACCGTCGGCCCCATAGGCAGGTGTTGTGGGTGCCCAGGCCAGTGCCTGAACAATAGCGCCCCCGTCGACGGTGTTATGGTTTTTATTCTGGGTTCCCCACAGGTTCAGCCGAAACGATAATTTGTCATTGACCCGCGTGTTGATGTTGGTGCGCAGAATATAGCGTCTGAAACCACTGTTGTTTACGATACCGTTCTGGTTGAGGTAGTTGCCCGAAATCAGGAATGTTGTTTTATCGCCACCGCCCGAAACCGTTACCTGATGCTGCTGACCGCTACCGGTCCGAAAAACCAGACTCTGCCAGTCGGTACCACCGTTTTGTTTGAATTGCGCAACCTGATCAGCCGTAAAAGGTGGCGTTGTTCCCGTCGCCGTAGCCCGTGCATTCACAATTTCGGCAAATTCGCCAGCGGGCAAAACATCGTATCGCTTAATGAGTTCCGACACGCTTCCCTGGCCTTCATAGGTCACTTTAAGTCCTCTCGCTCCTTTCTTGGTTGTAATGATAACGACCCCGTTTGCACCGCGACTACCGTAAATCGACGTCGACGCAGCGTCTTTCAAGACCTGGATCGTTTCGATATCATTCGGGTTTACGTAGTTAAAATCGGCACCAACGTAGCCATCGACAATGTACAGCGGGTTATTATTTCCCAATACAGAGTTAGCACCCCGAATCCGAATCCGGGCATCGCCCCCCGGCGCTCCGTTTGTCTGCGAAACCTGCACCCCCGCAGCTCGGCCCTGCAACACCTGGTCGAGTCGGTTGACCGGCTGCTGGGCAAATTCTTTTGTAGAAATAGACGTCAGTG harbors:
- a CDS encoding 2-dehydro-3-deoxygalactonokinase, which codes for MRNYVIGCDWGTSSFRLRLIHVPDLRLVGEITSQEGVASTFTAWKAKGENPDMSREHFFRQQLTRQVDVLAQNTGVDLRSVSIVISGMASSSIGMDEVPYATLPFPVDGSRASIRRLEMQTDFPNDIFLISGVRTSHDVMRGEETQLIGLLALLDTEHHGVENAILIFPGTHSKHIYIRHQQVIDFQTFMTGEVFNLMSQYSILKDSLESIGFTSFSDSELEGFRLGVRESDSASTLNSLFRVRTNQLFGLLTKTQNFLYLSGLLIGSELKSLFGQKDWPLILCSGTNLYELYKLAVEELGLTGRTTTISAELVDKATIAGQVKIVQNQLLSLSK
- a CDS encoding PQQ-binding-like beta-propeller repeat protein, with product MNLLLKSFLGLLVLGSYVPLNWQEPVEQLRKTGDDWPAYGGNNAGNRYSPLTQINLNTVKNLQLAWSYDTGDNHDPSQRGMDIQCQPIVVDGILYGTSPRLKLFAVDAATGKQRWQFNPFADPDKRPRFHPLRGVVYWEDSDRSHGTDKRILYTVGSTLYAINAETGKPVDSFGKNGEVDLHEGLGDVETLGYDVMKYSIRVTTPGVIYKDLLITGSALNEGGDAPPGYIRAFNVRTGKLAWVFHTIPLPGEYGYETWSKDSYRKLGGANCWAGMVLDEKRGVVYAGTGSPSVDFYGGARNGQNLFANCVIALNAETGKRIWHFQTVHHDLWDRDLPCPPNLITVKHNGKMVDAVAQATKDGYVFVFDRDTGKPLFPVKEVPVPTSPALPGEKPWPTQPVPTKPAPFVRQELTEAEITTRTPEAHAYVLDRYKNSRHGSKYMPPSEEGTLFYGFGGGAEWGGNAADPDGILYQNANTMLWWLKMRDIRKPQNGMAMTRGGTLFNTNCAVCHGNSGKSSTVANTAQAYPDLSDVGKRMNREQISSIMTTGRGRMPSFAHLSKDDRDAIINFLLKVDSKPAGQPDQHSSVVTGSVTEGADFPYLPPYMNNGNTQFRDQDNYPAIKPPWGTLNAINLNTGEYLWQVPLGEYPELSKKGIPPTGTENHGGPIVTAGGLVFIAATYDEKLRAFDKKTGKIVWEYKLPAGGFATPITYMVNGRQYVVIAAGGTRYGLKPGGSYVAFALP
- a CDS encoding TonB-dependent receptor; protein product: MKKSLKVFLLLLFLSQGFAFAQNARITGKVTGPDNQGLPGVNVQVSGTTLGTSTDVNGTFSLNAPGNASLVFSNIGYVSQTIPINGQSVVNVQLAEDQKTLNEVVVVGYGTQRKTDVTGSLTSISTKEFAQQPVNRLDQVLQGRAAGVQVSQTNGAPGGDARIRIRGANSVLGNNNPLYIVDGYVGADFNYVNPNDIETIQVLKDAASTSIYGSRGANGVVIITTKKGARGLKVTYEGQGSVSELIKRYDVLPAGEFAEIVNARATATGTTPPFTADQVAQFKQNGGTDWQSLVFRTGSGQQHQVTVSGGGDKTTFLISGNYLNQNGIVNNSGFRRYILRTNINTRVNDKLSFRLNLWGTQNKNHNTVDGGAIVQALAWAPTTPAYGADGQPTFTDPIGSVYRNPLDYLYDQSIDVTRANLNVNGGLNYKLPVKGLTLDLTYAINYGDIQNLNFTGKRLSNNVPNASRSSYEQVTLQNTNNLNYDVKIGDHSINAVAVLETQQYTERNFTASASGLRFPQLGYDNIGGNAAASVASAYQKWTLLSLLGRVNYGYKDKYLVSAAVRRDGSSKFSKANRYSVFPSVALGWRLSEEEFIKKLNVFSNLKLRGSWGMTGSQAINPYATLSTYGTTFEAFNNTAATAGVILGNPGNSNLKWETTRQVDVGLEMEFLNGRIHVEADYFKKNTTDLLLNVAIPAYAGGGTQTRNVGEVENTGFEFSLGGVPIDKGGFRWESNLNVSTLKNQVISLGGLPRLGTGTGVGGGMSTTYEYMLMPGQSLGSYWGLKYLGTFKPNEADLAAQFGRVPGDPHYQDLNGDNSITTDDFQIIGRAFPRVTGGWNNTMSYKGFTLNVFFNAVFGVDKLNYTRAAAMSGAGDARQFILSEIRNYYRPGNETSDVPAFTKTYQPFTQSSRFLENGSFVRLKNVSLSYNIPSSLLKNKANIRVFASATNLLTFTKYSGPDPESSRVGSSTDTAIGIDYGSYPNSKTYTLGLNLGF
- a CDS encoding RagB/SusD family nutrient uptake outer membrane protein, translating into MKKLLILGLVAMLGASCKSYLDEDTTGLLYGPNVLSTQDGLESALTGAYRGLGAQWTYGFLHPSANAAVLGGDDVTTHPASNKADWREFDQFNVSTTNQRSGAVYNGCYKAIQGANNVINNYQKTTGTKATIDIIAGEAYFIRGFSYYWLTRFYGSIPVVMSGEYSDTLLTIKKSTPEQVYNLIVSDLKKAETMLPDTRRDPGRPNAGSAKAFLADVYLTMAGWPLKQTDKYDLAAAKAKEVIDNSGKYGFSLMPTFAAVFANDPAVAIIPESVYQISGFTGGSGTANATYGNTAMPGEEGGWDDMFAELYFFRDFPEGPRKDVTFRTEFGLGTTKIPWQNSLTKHPYYQKWYIKGNIVTSSISLPSVMMRYAHVLTIYAEAKARGTGGPDQAAYDALNQIRLRGRASGTKSISPTDGLTATQFADEVVQERAWEFACERTRWFDLVRLERVEAANANKSPDDLQPIKAITKANYWFPLPYSDTSINPNLN